One window of Brevibacillus choshinensis genomic DNA carries:
- a CDS encoding ABC transporter substrate-binding protein gives MFKQKRPMKMIQSILFPLLLLSVTACGQQSATPANNQSPAPAANNATAPAAEKQLTIGISQFVEHPALDAAREGFIAQLAKNGYEKDKQVKIDLKSAQGSMDTAISIAQKFEADKVDLVLAIATPTAQAAAQTSKEIPILFTAVTDPVEAGLVKAMEKPEGNVTGTSDMNPVEEQLKLIKEMKPDAKSVGIIYSSGEVNSKVQVDAAKAVADKLGLTIQEAAITSATEVKQAAESMVGKVDAYYVPTDNMVVSAIAAVLGVAESQKIPVIAGEENSVKSGAIATYGIDYTKLGAQTADMAVKILKGEAKPGDMPVEMQAEMKLVLNKKAAEKMGVTIPQSMLDRAGEVVE, from the coding sequence ATGTTCAAACAAAAGAGACCTATGAAAATGATTCAGAGTATTTTATTTCCTTTGTTGCTTTTGTCCGTCACCGCGTGCGGACAGCAAAGCGCCACTCCGGCTAACAATCAAAGCCCGGCGCCAGCAGCGAACAATGCAACTGCTCCAGCTGCTGAAAAGCAACTGACAATCGGGATCTCCCAATTCGTCGAGCATCCAGCCTTGGACGCAGCTCGTGAAGGCTTTATCGCACAGCTAGCGAAAAACGGCTACGAGAAAGACAAGCAAGTCAAAATTGATCTGAAATCTGCACAAGGCAGCATGGATACAGCGATTTCCATCGCACAAAAATTCGAAGCGGACAAAGTTGACCTGGTGCTCGCGATTGCGACACCAACTGCTCAAGCGGCAGCTCAAACAAGCAAAGAGATCCCGATCCTTTTCACGGCTGTTACTGATCCAGTGGAGGCGGGCCTTGTCAAAGCAATGGAAAAACCAGAAGGCAACGTAACAGGGACTTCTGACATGAACCCGGTAGAAGAACAGCTGAAGCTAATTAAAGAAATGAAACCGGACGCAAAATCGGTGGGAATTATCTATAGTTCTGGTGAAGTAAACTCGAAAGTACAAGTGGACGCAGCGAAAGCAGTTGCAGATAAGCTGGGTCTGACTATCCAAGAAGCGGCTATCACGAGCGCAACCGAAGTGAAGCAAGCAGCTGAATCCATGGTAGGCAAAGTGGATGCGTACTACGTTCCAACAGACAACATGGTCGTTTCTGCTATCGCGGCTGTTCTGGGCGTAGCTGAATCCCAAAAAATCCCAGTCATCGCAGGGGAAGAAAACTCCGTGAAGAGCGGTGCGATTGCGACTTATGGTATTGATTACACCAAATTGGGTGCGCAAACAGCTGATATGGCTGTGAAAATCTTGAAAGGCGAAGCAAAACCAGGTGATATGCCTGTAGAAATGCAAGCCGAAATGAAACTGGTATTGAATAAGAAAGCTGCGGAGAAAATGGGAGTGACCATTCCGCAATCGATGCTCGACCGCGCAGGAGAAGTGGTAGAGTAA